In Candidatus Cohnella colombiensis, one DNA window encodes the following:
- a CDS encoding U32 family peptidase yields MTQSTLSPEYSRYGKRNRLDKPELLAPAGSLEKLKFAVHYGADAVYIGGQQYGLRSNADNFSFEEMREGVEFAAKYGAKVFVATNIYAHQEDLDGIADYLRQLEAAGISAIIAADPVIIETAMRVAPKLEVHLSTQQSTMNWQAVQYWKDEGLPRVVLARETTMDEIREMKARVDVELEVFIHGAMCSSVSGRCVLSNHFTDRDSNRGGCCQSCRWKYDLHADEQSVSEPGDNLFTMGSKDLCMIQHLPDLIDAGVDSFKVEGRMKSIHYVATVVNAYRQAIDAYMADPEGYVLRPEWVAEIGKAANRPLNTGFFYTVPGTEEHIYEPEEKPAPYDFAAIVLDYDAATGIATVQQRSHFRPGTEVEFIGPGGRQFAQHITEIFDDEGNPLTVARHPMQKIRLVTAQPVEPFDLMRKRI; encoded by the coding sequence ATGACACAATCGACGTTATCTCCAGAATATAGTCGTTACGGCAAGAGAAATCGGTTAGATAAGCCTGAATTGCTAGCACCAGCAGGCAGTCTAGAAAAGCTGAAATTTGCAGTGCATTATGGTGCAGATGCTGTATATATCGGCGGTCAACAATATGGGTTGCGTTCAAATGCAGACAACTTTAGCTTTGAGGAAATGCGCGAAGGCGTGGAGTTCGCAGCGAAGTATGGAGCAAAAGTGTTCGTTGCTACGAATATTTATGCTCATCAAGAGGATTTGGACGGAATTGCAGATTATCTGCGTCAACTCGAAGCGGCAGGGATTTCAGCGATTATTGCAGCTGATCCCGTAATTATCGAGACAGCCATGAGAGTTGCACCAAAGCTGGAAGTTCATCTTAGTACACAGCAATCAACGATGAACTGGCAAGCAGTGCAGTATTGGAAGGATGAGGGTTTACCCCGTGTTGTTTTGGCCAGAGAAACAACGATGGATGAAATTCGTGAAATGAAAGCTCGCGTGGATGTCGAGCTAGAAGTATTCATTCATGGTGCAATGTGCTCATCAGTGTCGGGTCGCTGCGTGCTTTCGAATCATTTTACAGATCGTGACTCTAACCGTGGGGGATGCTGCCAATCTTGTCGTTGGAAGTACGATTTGCACGCGGATGAACAGTCCGTTTCCGAACCGGGAGATAATTTATTCACGATGGGATCCAAAGATCTATGTATGATTCAGCATCTTCCAGATTTAATTGATGCTGGTGTTGACAGCTTTAAAGTAGAAGGTCGGATGAAAAGTATTCATTATGTTGCAACGGTAGTCAATGCATATCGGCAAGCGATAGACGCGTATATGGCTGATCCTGAAGGATATGTACTGCGTCCTGAGTGGGTTGCAGAAATCGGGAAAGCTGCTAATCGACCACTAAATACAGGGTTTTTCTACACTGTTCCAGGAACTGAAGAGCATATTTATGAGCCTGAGGAGAAGCCAGCACCGTATGATTTTGCAGCGATTGTATTGGATTATGATGCTGCTACAGGGATTGCTACAGTTCAACAGCGGAGTCATTTCCGGCCAGGAACGGAAGTTGAATTTATTGGTCCTGGAGGGCGTCAGTTTGCACAGCACATCACTGAAATTTTCGATGATGAGGGCAATCCACTAACGGTAGCGCGCCATCCCATGCAGAAGATTCGACTTGTAACTGCACAGCCTGTCGAGCCGTTCGATTTAATGAGAAAAAGAATCTGA